The Phycisphaeraceae bacterium genome includes a window with the following:
- the glyA gene encoding serine hydroxymethyltransferase, whose amino-acid sequence MTQTTSEPVLNQPMSILQDQDHDAYRIIAAEVQRQENTLELIASENHASPAVMAAMGSVLTNKYAEGYPGARYYGGCQYHDQIEDLARNRAKELFGCKFANVQPHSGANANIAAFMAVLKPGETVLSLPIDSGGHLSHGLKVNFSGHFYNIVDYRLDPETELIDYDHVRSQALEHKPKLIICGYSAYPRTIDFKKFRDIADEVGATLLADISHISGLVAAGIHPSPFPHAHMVSTTTHKTLRGPRGGLLLTNDEELAKKLDRRIFPGSQGGPLMHVIAAKAVAFGEALRPSFKAYAKQVVANAQALADELDSLGYRLVSGGTDNHLMLVDLRPKADDLTGADAEKWLEAAAIISNKNGIPNDPRPPKVTSGLRLGAPALTTRGFKEDQMRQVGQWIDKVLTAKGDEQVAREVREQIVDLCAQFPMPH is encoded by the coding sequence GTGACACAGACCACCTCCGAACCAGTCCTTAACCAGCCCATGTCCATCCTCCAGGACCAGGACCACGATGCCTACCGCATCATCGCGGCCGAGGTCCAGCGGCAGGAAAACACCCTCGAACTCATCGCCTCCGAGAACCACGCCTCGCCCGCTGTTATGGCCGCCATGGGCTCAGTTCTCACCAACAAATACGCCGAGGGATACCCCGGAGCACGCTACTACGGCGGGTGCCAGTACCACGACCAGATCGAAGACCTCGCCCGCAACCGCGCCAAAGAACTCTTCGGCTGCAAGTTCGCCAACGTCCAGCCCCACTCCGGTGCCAACGCCAACATCGCCGCCTTCATGGCCGTCCTCAAGCCCGGCGAAACAGTCCTGTCCCTCCCCATCGACTCCGGCGGCCACCTCTCTCACGGACTCAAGGTCAACTTCTCCGGGCACTTCTACAACATCGTCGACTACCGCCTCGACCCCGAAACCGAACTCATCGACTACGACCACGTCCGCAGCCAGGCCCTCGAACACAAACCCAAACTCATCATCTGCGGATACTCCGCCTATCCACGCACCATCGACTTCAAAAAGTTCCGCGACATCGCCGACGAAGTCGGTGCCACCCTCCTCGCCGACATCTCCCACATCTCCGGCCTCGTCGCCGCAGGCATCCACCCCTCGCCCTTCCCGCACGCCCACATGGTCAGCACCACCACCCACAAAACCCTCCGCGGGCCCCGCGGCGGACTCCTCCTGACCAACGATGAAGAGCTGGCGAAAAAACTCGACCGCCGCATCTTCCCCGGCTCCCAAGGCGGGCCCCTCATGCACGTCATCGCCGCCAAGGCCGTCGCCTTCGGCGAAGCCCTCCGACCCTCCTTCAAGGCCTACGCCAAACAGGTCGTCGCCAACGCCCAGGCACTCGCCGATGAGCTCGACTCCCTCGGCTACCGACTCGTCTCAGGCGGAACCGACAACCACCTCATGCTCGTCGACCTACGGCCCAAAGCCGATGACCTCACCGGAGCCGACGCCGAAAAATGGCTCGAAGCCGCCGCCATCATCTCCAACAAAAACGGCATCCCCAATGACCCCCGACCCCCCAAGGTTACCTCCGGACTCCGACTCGGAGCCCCCGCCCTCACCACCCGCGGCTTCAAGGAAGACCAGATGCGCCAGGTCGGCCAGTGGATCGACAAGGTCCTCACCGCCAAAGGCGATGAGCAGGTGGCCCGCGAAGTCAGAGAACAAATCGTCGACCTGTGCGCACAGTTCCCCATGCCTCACTGA
- a CDS encoding aspartate-semialdehyde dehydrogenase, whose protein sequence is MSVLPPSAAARSAGSSRRSSALTVAIAGATGAVGQEFLRVLEQRDFPIGELRLLASSRSAGKTMLFGGREVAVSDLAEESFEGVDIALFSAGGSISQAIAPRAVEAGAVVIDNSSAFRMTAGVPLVVPEVNPEAVGDLAIGSKPGIIANPNCSTIIALVAVTPIHRAVGIERMVVSTYQAASGAGAAAMAELEQQTREVLEGKPPTCKIFSQQYAFNVFSHNSDIGPEGYNTEEMKLVKETHKIWDQAEGDRTAITATCVRVPVLRAHSEAINLTLRKPMGEDEARRVLADAAGVSIIDDRAANRFPTPLEASGLDDVFVGRIRRDISQAEGMGLDLFVCGDQIRKGAALNAVQIAELLVGR, encoded by the coding sequence ATGTCGGTGTTGCCCCCCTCTGCTGCTGCCCGTTCTGCTGGGTCTTCCCGGCGTTCTTCTGCGTTGACGGTGGCGATTGCCGGGGCGACCGGGGCGGTGGGTCAGGAGTTTTTGCGTGTGCTGGAGCAGCGGGATTTCCCGATTGGCGAGTTGCGGCTGCTGGCGAGCAGTCGGAGTGCGGGGAAGACGATGTTGTTTGGGGGTCGTGAGGTCGCGGTGAGCGATCTGGCGGAGGAATCGTTTGAGGGGGTTGATATCGCGCTGTTCAGCGCGGGGGGATCGATCAGCCAGGCGATCGCTCCGCGGGCGGTTGAGGCGGGTGCAGTGGTGATTGACAACTCGTCGGCGTTTCGGATGACGGCGGGGGTGCCGTTGGTTGTGCCGGAGGTGAATCCAGAGGCGGTGGGTGACCTGGCGATCGGGTCGAAGCCGGGGATCATCGCGAACCCGAACTGTTCGACGATCATTGCGTTGGTGGCGGTGACGCCGATTCATCGGGCGGTGGGGATCGAGCGGATGGTGGTGAGTACGTACCAGGCGGCGAGTGGAGCGGGGGCTGCGGCGATGGCGGAGTTGGAGCAGCAGACGCGCGAGGTGCTGGAGGGCAAGCCGCCGACGTGCAAGATTTTCAGTCAGCAGTACGCCTTTAATGTGTTTAGTCACAACTCGGATATTGGTCCTGAGGGGTACAACACGGAGGAGATGAAGCTGGTCAAGGAAACACACAAGATCTGGGATCAGGCCGAGGGGGATCGGACGGCGATCACGGCGACGTGTGTGCGGGTTCCCGTGCTGCGGGCGCACAGCGAGGCGATCAACCTGACGCTTCGCAAGCCGATGGGAGAGGATGAGGCGCGTCGGGTGCTTGCGGATGCGGCTGGTGTGTCGATTATTGATGATCGCGCGGCGAATCGTTTCCCGACACCACTGGAAGCTTCGGGGCTGGACGACGTGTTTGTTGGTCGTATTCGACGGGACATCAGCCAGGCGGAGGGGATGGGGCTTGATTTGTTTGTCTGCGGCGATCAGATCCGGAAGGGCGCGGCGCTCAATGCGGTGCAGATCGCGGAGTTGCTGGTTGGTCGGTGA
- the ilvD gene encoding dihydroxy-acid dehydratase → MSQALNRYSSRITQPRSQGASQAMLFATGMTEADMDKPQIGIASVWYEGNPCNMHLLDLAAEVKTGVQNADMVGFRFNTVGVSDGISMGTDGMSFSLQSRDLIADSIETVMGAQWYDALIALPGCDKNMPGCVIAMGRLNRPAIMVYGGTIKPGCATVKGKQETLDVVSAFQSYGQAIAGTITEDERKTIVRNSCPGAGACGGMYTANTMAAAIEALGMSLPFSSSTPAEDGGKADECRRAGEAIRVCLEKDLKPRDIMTRAAFENAMVVITAMGGSTNAVLHLIAMASSVDVKLTIDDFKAVGNRIPLLADLKPSGKYLMEDVHKIGGVPAIMKYLLAEGLLDGSCMTVTGKTLAENIANVPDLPPNQDIIYPIEKPLKAKGHISILTGNLAPGGAVGKITGKQGLRFTGPARVFDSEEDMIAGLEAGKITSGDVIVIRYEGPKGGPGMPEMLTPTSALAGAGFLDDVALITDGRFSGGSHGFIVGHVVPEAQEGGPIALVCDGDSITIDDETHAITVDVPEDEMAKRKAAWKQPAWKATRGTLWKYIKTVCNASEGCVTDA, encoded by the coding sequence ATGAGCCAGGCCCTCAACCGTTATTCCTCTCGCATCACCCAGCCCCGATCCCAGGGCGCCTCACAGGCCATGCTCTTCGCTACCGGCATGACCGAAGCCGACATGGACAAGCCCCAGATCGGCATCGCCTCGGTCTGGTACGAAGGCAACCCCTGCAACATGCACCTGCTCGATCTCGCCGCTGAGGTCAAGACCGGCGTCCAGAACGCCGACATGGTCGGCTTCCGCTTCAACACCGTCGGCGTCTCCGACGGCATCTCCATGGGCACCGATGGCATGTCCTTCTCACTCCAGTCGCGCGATCTCATCGCCGACTCCATCGAGACCGTCATGGGCGCGCAGTGGTACGACGCCCTGATCGCCCTGCCGGGCTGCGACAAGAACATGCCCGGCTGCGTCATCGCTATGGGACGACTCAACCGCCCGGCGATCATGGTCTACGGCGGAACGATTAAGCCCGGCTGCGCGACCGTCAAGGGCAAGCAGGAAACCCTTGATGTTGTCTCCGCTTTCCAGAGCTACGGCCAGGCCATCGCGGGCACCATCACCGAAGACGAACGCAAAACCATCGTTCGCAACTCTTGCCCCGGTGCCGGTGCCTGTGGCGGGATGTACACCGCCAACACCATGGCCGCCGCCATCGAAGCCCTCGGCATGAGCCTGCCCTTCTCGTCGTCAACACCCGCGGAAGACGGCGGAAAAGCCGATGAATGCCGACGCGCCGGCGAAGCGATCCGCGTCTGCCTCGAAAAAGACCTCAAGCCCCGCGACATCATGACCCGTGCCGCGTTCGAGAACGCCATGGTCGTCATCACCGCCATGGGCGGGTCGACCAACGCCGTGCTCCACCTCATCGCCATGGCGAGTTCGGTCGATGTGAAACTCACCATCGACGACTTCAAAGCCGTCGGCAATCGCATCCCGCTGCTTGCCGACCTCAAGCCCTCGGGTAAGTACCTGATGGAAGACGTACACAAGATCGGCGGCGTCCCCGCCATCATGAAGTACCTCCTCGCCGAAGGGTTGCTCGACGGCTCCTGCATGACCGTCACCGGCAAGACCCTCGCCGAGAACATCGCCAACGTCCCCGACCTCCCGCCTAACCAGGACATCATCTACCCCATCGAGAAACCCCTGAAGGCCAAGGGCCACATCTCGATCCTCACCGGCAACCTCGCGCCCGGCGGCGCTGTCGGCAAGATCACCGGCAAGCAGGGTCTTCGCTTCACCGGACCCGCGCGCGTCTTCGACTCTGAGGAAGACATGATCGCCGGACTCGAAGCTGGCAAGATCACCTCCGGCGACGTGATCGTCATCCGCTACGAAGGCCCCAAAGGTGGACCCGGTATGCCCGAGATGCTGACCCCCACCTCGGCCCTCGCCGGGGCAGGCTTCCTCGACGATGTTGCGCTCATCACCGATGGCCGCTTCTCGGGCGGGAGCCACGGCTTCATCGTCGGCCACGTCGTTCCCGAAGCCCAGGAAGGCGGGCCCATCGCGCTGGTCTGCGATGGCGACAGCATCACGATTGACGACGAGACTCACGCCATCACCGTCGATGTCCCGGAGGATGAGATGGCGAAGCGGAAAGCAGCCTGGAAACAGCCGGCCTGGAAGGCAACGCGTGGGACGCTGTGGAAGTACATCAAGACGGTCTGTAACGCCTCTGAAGGCTGCGTGACCGACGCCTAA
- the ispE gene encoding 4-(cytidine 5'-diphospho)-2-C-methyl-D-erythritol kinase, which translates to MIQASPSTSEGSTLRLACPAKVNLALSVGARDDRGYHPVATWMVAVSLADTLTLTRTGEPSSLSVAFAEDALGTHRVDWPVEKDLSWRALEALEAHAKRTLGVEMVLSKRVPAGGGLGGGSSDAAGVLVGVNRLFGLGLPDGVLKSIAAGLGADVAFFVGAHSGETSAIGTGYGEQLSGAPHREVVWLVLIWPGFGCATAGVYKAFDDQPGPHEVDLDRVLTLAAGGLVSAHDPFNDLAAPACAAEPRLGNLRKKLADELETPVHITGSGSTLFLVASDEADANGLSKRVSERFGVASVPCSSIKRG; encoded by the coding sequence ATGATTCAGGCTTCGCCCTCAACATCCGAGGGCTCGACGCTTCGCCTGGCTTGCCCGGCGAAGGTGAATCTCGCGCTGTCGGTGGGCGCGCGGGATGATCGGGGCTATCACCCGGTGGCGACGTGGATGGTGGCGGTGAGTCTGGCGGACACGCTGACGCTGACGCGGACCGGGGAACCTTCTTCTTTGAGCGTTGCGTTTGCTGAGGATGCGCTGGGCACGCACCGGGTGGACTGGCCGGTGGAGAAGGACCTGAGCTGGCGGGCGCTGGAGGCTTTAGAAGCTCATGCAAAGCGGACGTTGGGGGTGGAGATGGTGCTGAGCAAGCGGGTTCCGGCTGGGGGTGGGCTGGGGGGTGGTTCGAGCGATGCGGCGGGGGTGTTGGTGGGGGTGAATCGGTTGTTTGGTTTGGGTCTGCCGGACGGTGTGCTCAAGTCGATTGCGGCGGGTCTTGGTGCGGATGTGGCATTTTTTGTGGGTGCGCACAGTGGCGAGACGTCGGCGATCGGGACGGGGTATGGGGAGCAGTTGAGTGGTGCTCCGCATCGTGAGGTGGTTTGGCTGGTGCTGATCTGGCCTGGTTTTGGTTGCGCAACTGCTGGTGTTTACAAGGCTTTTGACGATCAGCCGGGGCCGCATGAGGTGGATCTGGATCGGGTGTTGACGTTGGCGGCGGGCGGTTTGGTCAGTGCGCACGATCCGTTTAACGATCTGGCGGCGCCAGCGTGTGCGGCGGAGCCTCGGCTGGGGAATCTGCGAAAAAAGCTGGCTGATGAGCTTGAAACGCCGGTTCACATCACGGGTTCGGGGAGCACGCTGTTTCTGGTCGCGTCGGATGAGGCTGATGCGAACGGGCTGTCAAAGCGCGTTTCTGAGCGGTTTGGGGTCGCCAGCGTGCCTTGCTCGTCAATCAAACGTGGTTAA
- a CDS encoding PQQ-binding-like beta-propeller repeat protein gives MTLWHALHGWVAVTALWATLALGQATAVYPPEDHDAEDLIAQTLDEADRGAWETAARLVHRIVINHPDGLVRIDDGRYQRAPEVVWSGVGAQPELRLAYQSLFSQQARRELQNLRVLPESVAQLIQITDRYRATPAGIDAGLLLVALHLEAARLGPAALVLDRLDRDARRPEQHQRILALRDILNTLRQAQPEPKRTQHLASGSVVLGPPPETLGRAESASLWTVPWRELVDEQTNTIFDPRQVGQRGFAINRMNQTAFPQPLLTGGQVLVNTGGALVALDRFSGGVLWRHDLDPPDDTSQQLARMHAIMVLSESRGVATDGTRAFAIVGVGRQASRIGQRGNSRSNNNASRLLAVDLQQGRPLWEQHPDSLADNTHDWHFVGTPVTRQGFLYAVLQRIQGRSLAETNVACFAADTGELLWRTSVGTVAVSQPVASPGAPQLAMDPLAERLVLIDPAGLIVALHPTDGGIAWALDLLEATQEQTNPTPNPRQRFPAFLPGFNPQATWLNAGLIVQASGLAQAVLLSPTDGRTLRIIKDIDPTAHWAPNPQGGALVLNDPVTVLSENAEIIERWPLAADRPQPQDQHQGLWFIRGSGLWWLDPTAGRSVLWTDATPSFRLAANDEQLIIARPQGISAFMAWPVARDRLAQAVEQDPNDPESGIRLAEVAAGQNDAQTLVRGLAAAATSLDAWHDQANPADIHRLTTRLFSLAQRPAAQQPRAAQTLLDLLAELTATPAQQSMATLLTARAHQRAEEPLAAVDSYQQLLLTQELASASLPWLPGEPLAAQIAAHELRALVQDQQTEADAPGGMAGGLGGGVSGGGVYDEYDERALVELQAARDRDDPRALARIVERYPASRWSRVALELAGQLSLRLNQPLEATLHLRRAYRLAENDEQATAAVRELLEAYRLLGLPEQRRSWVRRLERDHPGTSVVLLDDPNDLITARPRSAVNWTGLPNRAWTTPTTSITPDPASSTVVTLKHNQLELWRQPDNATAPKRLHRENYQVGPIVAIADKRSVLVTEAATWTITCFDAITGQQLWRREPPTAQADNTTANRGVINLLEGDRRMLNAQVLLQAQARNAIRPLGVQTLLVRDLTDFRVIVSDQRGRIIALDRANGTTSWTHAINLGALQTLKANEWVVAMVGQQPSEEGQLRSRIVLLDTLTGEPMVPMLEPDEIVVDLALSDVDVMATIEGTTLVVRRVEDAQPLWQINHENTSFQRPLWIDGRFLAVQDNRAQLHVYDALTGQQLLKLPTILRPNTSATPITAVGDKAIVRWNDRLLAINAQGKTLWEAAPLANDYRYQAHWLTTDRVLTWLQPVQPAVIPPQPAWAEYDLDTGRLLRQQTLPANWRQADLDQSGPTARGFVLNLRNLGTAFFATPPTLAPPTAPVGFENLRQGRTTSPPPRPLPITRPR, from the coding sequence ATGACCCTCTGGCACGCTCTTCATGGATGGGTGGCGGTCACGGCACTCTGGGCAACCCTCGCCCTCGGCCAGGCAACCGCCGTCTATCCACCCGAAGACCACGACGCCGAAGACCTCATCGCTCAAACCCTCGATGAAGCCGACCGCGGAGCCTGGGAAACCGCCGCCCGCCTGGTCCACCGCATCGTCATCAACCACCCCGATGGCCTCGTCAGAATCGACGACGGCCGCTACCAACGCGCCCCCGAAGTCGTCTGGTCAGGCGTCGGCGCCCAACCCGAACTCCGACTCGCCTACCAGAGCCTCTTCTCCCAGCAGGCCCGCCGCGAGTTGCAAAACCTCCGCGTCCTCCCCGAAAGCGTCGCCCAACTCATCCAGATCACCGACCGCTACCGCGCCACCCCCGCCGGCATCGACGCAGGACTCCTCCTCGTCGCCCTCCACCTCGAAGCCGCACGACTCGGCCCCGCCGCCCTCGTCCTCGACCGCCTCGACCGCGATGCCCGCCGACCCGAACAGCACCAACGTATCCTGGCCCTCCGCGACATCCTCAACACACTCCGCCAGGCACAACCAGAACCAAAACGCACCCAGCACCTCGCCTCCGGATCCGTCGTGCTCGGACCACCACCCGAAACTCTCGGCCGCGCAGAATCCGCCTCACTCTGGACCGTCCCCTGGCGCGAACTCGTCGATGAACAAACCAACACCATCTTCGACCCCCGCCAGGTCGGACAACGTGGCTTCGCTATCAACCGAATGAACCAGACCGCCTTCCCCCAGCCGCTTCTCACCGGCGGACAGGTCCTGGTCAACACCGGCGGAGCCCTCGTCGCTCTCGATCGCTTCTCCGGCGGAGTCCTCTGGCGACACGATCTCGACCCACCCGATGACACCTCACAACAACTCGCCAGAATGCACGCCATCATGGTCCTCTCCGAGTCCCGTGGCGTCGCCACCGACGGAACCAGAGCATTCGCCATCGTCGGCGTCGGTCGCCAGGCCTCACGCATCGGACAACGCGGCAACTCCCGCTCCAACAACAACGCCAGCCGACTCCTCGCCGTCGATCTCCAACAAGGCCGCCCACTCTGGGAGCAACACCCCGATTCCCTCGCCGACAACACCCACGACTGGCACTTCGTCGGCACCCCCGTCACACGACAGGGCTTCCTCTACGCCGTACTCCAACGCATCCAGGGACGCTCACTCGCCGAAACCAACGTCGCATGCTTCGCCGCCGACACCGGCGAACTCCTCTGGCGCACCAGCGTCGGCACCGTCGCCGTAAGCCAGCCCGTCGCCTCACCCGGCGCGCCCCAACTCGCCATGGACCCCCTCGCCGAACGACTCGTCCTCATCGACCCCGCTGGACTCATCGTCGCACTCCATCCCACCGATGGCGGGATCGCCTGGGCACTCGACCTCCTCGAAGCAACGCAAGAACAAACCAACCCCACCCCCAACCCTCGCCAACGATTCCCCGCTTTCCTGCCCGGCTTCAATCCCCAGGCCACCTGGCTCAACGCCGGACTCATCGTGCAAGCTAGCGGACTCGCCCAGGCCGTCCTGCTCTCGCCAACCGATGGCCGGACCCTCCGCATCATCAAGGACATCGATCCGACCGCCCACTGGGCACCCAATCCCCAAGGCGGTGCCCTTGTCCTCAACGATCCCGTCACCGTCCTCAGCGAAAACGCCGAGATCATCGAGCGTTGGCCCTTAGCTGCCGATCGCCCACAACCACAGGACCAACACCAAGGCCTGTGGTTTATTCGCGGATCAGGTCTCTGGTGGCTCGACCCCACCGCCGGCCGATCCGTCCTCTGGACCGATGCCACCCCCTCGTTCCGACTCGCCGCTAACGATGAGCAGTTGATCATCGCCCGCCCCCAGGGAATCTCCGCCTTCATGGCATGGCCCGTCGCACGCGATCGCCTCGCCCAGGCCGTTGAACAAGACCCCAATGACCCCGAGTCCGGCATCCGGCTCGCCGAGGTCGCCGCCGGCCAGAACGACGCTCAGACCCTCGTCCGCGGACTCGCCGCCGCTGCCACCTCTCTCGACGCCTGGCACGACCAGGCCAACCCCGCTGACATCCACCGACTCACCACCCGACTCTTCTCCCTCGCCCAACGGCCCGCCGCTCAGCAGCCCCGCGCCGCTCAAACACTCCTCGATCTCCTCGCCGAGCTCACCGCCACACCCGCCCAGCAAAGCATGGCCACCCTCCTCACCGCACGCGCCCACCAACGCGCTGAAGAACCACTCGCCGCCGTCGACAGCTACCAGCAACTCCTCCTCACACAAGAACTCGCCTCCGCCTCCCTCCCATGGCTGCCTGGTGAACCCCTGGCCGCACAGATCGCCGCCCACGAACTCCGAGCCCTCGTCCAAGACCAACAGACCGAAGCCGACGCTCCGGGCGGCATGGCAGGCGGCCTCGGAGGCGGGGTTAGCGGCGGGGGGGTCTATGACGAATACGATGAACGCGCCCTCGTCGAACTCCAGGCCGCCAGAGACCGCGATGACCCCCGAGCCCTCGCACGAATCGTCGAACGCTACCCCGCCTCCCGATGGTCCCGCGTCGCCCTCGAACTCGCCGGACAGCTCAGCCTCAGGCTTAACCAGCCCCTCGAAGCCACCCTCCACCTCCGCAGGGCCTACCGTCTCGCCGAAAACGATGAACAGGCCACCGCCGCCGTCCGCGAACTCCTCGAAGCCTACCGCCTCCTCGGACTCCCCGAGCAACGCCGAAGCTGGGTCCGCCGACTCGAACGCGACCACCCAGGAACCTCCGTCGTCCTCCTCGATGACCCCAACGATCTCATCACGGCCCGCCCTCGCTCCGCCGTGAACTGGACCGGCCTCCCCAATCGCGCCTGGACCACACCCACCACCAGCATCACCCCTGACCCCGCCTCCTCCACCGTTGTCACCCTCAAGCACAACCAGCTCGAACTGTGGCGGCAACCCGACAACGCCACCGCGCCCAAACGACTCCACCGCGAGAACTACCAGGTCGGTCCCATCGTCGCGATCGCCGACAAACGCTCCGTCCTCGTCACCGAAGCCGCCACCTGGACCATCACCTGCTTCGACGCCATCACAGGACAACAGCTCTGGCGGCGCGAACCACCCACAGCCCAGGCCGACAACACGACCGCCAACCGAGGCGTCATCAACCTCCTCGAAGGCGACCGCAGAATGCTCAACGCCCAGGTCCTACTCCAGGCTCAGGCACGCAACGCCATCCGCCCCCTGGGCGTCCAGACCCTTCTTGTCCGCGACCTCACCGACTTCCGCGTCATCGTCAGCGACCAACGCGGCCGCATCATCGCCCTCGACCGCGCCAACGGCACCACCTCATGGACCCACGCCATCAACCTCGGTGCCCTCCAAACCCTCAAAGCCAACGAATGGGTCGTCGCCATGGTCGGGCAGCAACCCTCTGAAGAAGGCCAACTACGCTCCAGAATCGTCCTCCTCGACACCCTCACCGGCGAACCCATGGTCCCCATGCTCGAACCCGACGAAATCGTCGTCGATCTCGCCCTATCCGACGTCGACGTCATGGCCACCATCGAAGGCACCACCCTCGTCGTACGCCGGGTCGAGGACGCCCAGCCACTCTGGCAAATCAACCACGAAAACACCTCCTTCCAACGACCCCTCTGGATCGACGGCCGCTTCCTCGCCGTCCAGGACAACCGCGCCCAACTCCACGTCTACGACGCCCTCACAGGACAACAACTCCTCAAACTCCCCACCATCCTCCGCCCCAACACCTCAGCCACACCCATCACCGCCGTCGGCGACAAAGCAATCGTCCGATGGAACGACCGACTCCTCGCCATCAACGCCCAGGGCAAGACGCTCTGGGAAGCCGCGCCGCTCGCCAACGACTACCGCTACCAGGCTCACTGGCTCACCACCGACCGCGTCCTCACCTGGCTACAACCCGTCCAGCCAGCCGTCATCCCACCACAACCCGCCTGGGCCGAGTACGACCTCGATACCGGCCGACTTCTCCGACAACAGACGCTCCCCGCCAACTGGAGGCAGGCCGACCTCGACCAAAGCGGGCCCACCGCCCGCGGCTTCGTCCTCAACCTCCGCAACCTCGGCACCGCCTTCTTCGCCACGCCTCCAACCCTCGCGCCACCCACCGCACCCGTCGGATTCGAGAACCTCCGCCAGGGACGAACCACCTCACCCCCACCACGCCCCCTCCCCATCACACGTCCACGCTGA
- a CDS encoding MBL fold metallo-hydrolase: MPLDYRVISIGALSVNDLWDHQGPARTPHATCTLIRSDKRTILVDPGLPPEVLIARLGERSGLTPNDISDVFLTCFRPAHRWGLLGFPNARWLISEAEREAIGAHLVQQFQDTDDPQHEETLRKEIALLKRFEPAPDQLAPQVDLFPLPGYTPGTAGLLLPLSGFSVLIAGDAVGSVEHLENGRVQRNAFDIEQAKESLTEAIEIADAIVPGHDNIVLNPTRRPVG; the protein is encoded by the coding sequence ATGCCCCTCGACTACCGCGTCATCAGCATCGGCGCTCTCTCCGTCAACGACCTCTGGGACCATCAGGGCCCCGCGCGGACGCCCCACGCCACCTGCACCCTGATCCGCTCGGATAAACGCACCATCCTCGTCGATCCCGGCCTCCCGCCCGAGGTTCTCATCGCACGATTAGGCGAACGCTCCGGCCTGACACCCAATGACATCTCCGATGTCTTCCTCACCTGCTTCCGACCCGCCCACCGCTGGGGGCTCCTCGGCTTCCCCAACGCCCGCTGGCTTATCTCCGAAGCCGAACGCGAAGCTATCGGGGCCCACCTCGTCCAGCAGTTCCAGGACACCGATGACCCCCAGCACGAGGAGACGCTCCGCAAGGAGATCGCCCTGCTCAAACGCTTCGAGCCCGCTCCCGACCAGCTCGCCCCGCAGGTCGATCTCTTCCCCCTCCCCGGCTACACACCGGGCACTGCGGGGCTGCTCCTGCCCCTTTCTGGCTTCTCCGTCCTGATCGCTGGCGACGCCGTCGGCTCCGTCGAGCACCTCGAAAACGGCCGCGTCCAACGCAACGCCTTCGACATCGAACAAGCCAAAGAAAGCCTCACCGAAGCCATCGAGATCGCCGACGCCATCGTTCCCGGCCACGACAACATCGTCCTCAACCCCACCCGACGACCCGTCGGCTAA
- a CDS encoding TetR/AcrR family transcriptional regulator has translation MSSITKTWPLPERPVVVNPVEKVTHNNHAEGNAQEQTAKPRSRAPLSRDQILEATQVCLNDLGYDGTTIRKIASQLGCAVGSIYRYFKDKRDLLAEVTQRRFDPVLELIEDGVPAARSLERYIEVASAEPEQYRLMFWLASLSDKEATRALPGMIEKLLAAWSMQTGASAEKLDAAWCVVHGGLMIGLPTQQLVDRAMAVLGEGDRPAGMLHRAGRSAEAQAG, from the coding sequence ATGAGTAGCATCACTAAAACCTGGCCTCTGCCGGAGCGACCGGTTGTCGTAAACCCAGTAGAGAAAGTCACTCACAACAATCACGCCGAGGGCAATGCACAGGAGCAGACCGCCAAGCCACGCTCCCGGGCCCCGCTGAGCCGTGATCAGATCCTCGAAGCCACGCAGGTCTGTCTCAATGACCTGGGGTACGACGGAACGACGATCCGCAAGATCGCCTCGCAGCTCGGTTGCGCGGTGGGATCGATCTACCGGTACTTCAAGGACAAGCGGGACCTGCTGGCGGAGGTGACGCAGCGGCGGTTCGACCCGGTGCTGGAGCTGATCGAGGATGGAGTTCCCGCGGCGCGGTCGCTGGAGCGTTACATCGAGGTCGCCAGCGCGGAGCCGGAGCAGTACCGGCTGATGTTCTGGCTGGCGAGCCTGAGCGACAAGGAAGCGACGCGGGCGCTGCCTGGGATGATCGAGAAGCTACTGGCGGCGTGGTCGATGCAGACCGGGGCGTCGGCGGAGAAGCTCGACGCGGCGTGGTGCGTGGTGCATGGCGGGCTGATGATCGGTCTGCCGACGCAGCAGCTTGTGGACCGTGCGATGGCCGTGCTGGGCGAGGGAGACCGCCCCGCCGGGATGCTGCATCGCGCTGGCCGATCGGCTGAAGCCCAAGCTGGATAA